Proteins encoded together in one Procambarus clarkii isolate CNS0578487 chromosome 11, FALCON_Pclarkii_2.0, whole genome shotgun sequence window:
- the LOC138363623 gene encoding uncharacterized protein: MGSPLGVLFANIYKGTIEHRVLVDIDLRPTIYFRNFDDIFMQGPDVRPLQQLKEAFEHNSVLSFTYEMENDGKLLFLDVTGTEKNGGFHTAVYAKETNTGMCLNSNSDCPDRYKRSVINAYVDRALSGVVMTQCVSGDDFFVVF, encoded by the coding sequence atgggttctcccctaggtgtcttgtTTGCAAACATCTACAAGGGTACCATAGAGCATAGGGTCCTAGTTGACATCGACTTGAGACCCACCATATACTTCAGGAattttgacgacatttttatgcagggaCCTGATGTCAGacctctgcagcagctgaaggaggcattcgaacataattcggtgttaagtttcacttacgagatggagaatgatgggaagctgctctttctagatgtaacaggcaCGGAAAAgaatggaggcttccacactgcagtctacgctaaggaaacaaacacaggaatgtgcctcaattccaatagtgactgcccagacaggtacaagagaagtgtcaTCAACGCTTAcgttgaccgtgctctcagtgGTGTGGTGATGActcagtgtgtcagtggtgatgacttttttgttgtcttctag